Proteins encoded together in one Temnothorax longispinosus isolate EJ_2023e chromosome 5, Tlon_JGU_v1, whole genome shotgun sequence window:
- the Unc80 gene encoding protein unc-80 homolog isoform X5, producing the protein MDKRRSMDGGTQEYPLPIPVQMFLWRHIRPFIRAKLGKLHEASCTFCQHAPGHHEMKEACTCLERVLVQDLHNDLTPSLSEILRSVPRWRLIQAALPYVLHATASLLHNRKDFQTLGTMETTLLYILHWILLDSAEECAENEPDQSNPFFYLFPIPTMTLFVYLFAPLCNHLKDIDFKTNLRLENGLKVWSAMYECRHPEATCFTAHCRAKPRIYWSQSFKSAKHHMLSDDVFVGGNVESPPSQSTSDQSAPLPSKVIEEDGTWLSSPKDTVFPETIPEESSGAEDEHVVIFRLPSLSESERMLDGVKEVSTIFAGEASIFHVAMGRTTSSSRSTIEQFTIEQVTAISGLDTCKQYHEKATKTGGTDKEKEEKISKTEKETQETSKTRGSFSVQRQSAEATTTEHTASSTIIDSDVRAATFLDVATLRCLFVPQWQEEGVHWALQFFYYRLRRINEETSVQQMPRRRSNSLPIPKIEVSIYQSPESKKKDVSKDLIEVPDPRDTSLVATHESESRHTRRASEKTKKRMKMADLKVFVETKLLSKSEKALEKIGQDEPKMLFEQERHTSLDTGEDHLTSRRTSASSKIFEAKDIDYMKHPTNLIKGKSMPSLSCLINELTAGGYLGDTRIERKQSRFYSQSYTAPNPIITVTEHTPTPSPDYMKRQGSIDSQLDVISVQGPGRLCSERKPSLTRSQTDSNITYMSDEVPEAPGSACYITKEGDVDLQVVLKAIHFVALRDNTTCTPRVCEIMLNLMELLMDMGVMKHCLREEAVGSNAGSGTGIDNKSETGKKQDSPTELHQEHRYDSSGKDKPTAHNLLMNCVIRVLRHLGCPHGCLDGVRGPQADICRSQGQTILTKLHRASSRQFSRFLRTMMREQPLTEILDFFHAYVGYCVDPSSLLSPLNQKRMSGKSPDVATQSGYATNFGAGTIGAGTGGSGVGTSSGSGGNVIGTASGVATSYNAGGYGTRGIEGQIMTCVFKVLVTRLIGSTKQLKAQENISLYCDVRQLMTYVKEAHGGIFRRVALSGILDSADRPNKRCNSNMQTTRVIRHMHQSDLEEHADIGGDTCFTVDDRGTRKFLFKKRSTSSTCAAGSNLQSLLETELSEDNVKISQSPLGNLRKKHHVLTPRQSERNLGIGEPSLGPRKSTRFQIGGIVNWFRKEYSRTDSTDSHESSESPTDGSFVRQPSFHYGHHRSASRTGRGVGITLQKAKRRMEDQLNKIGFGKSKKKESMEETPGNYFSRKNSMELGEACRESEFVVLKERRLVPRTAVFEGMLRFSFLLETCQPGSVPDPHLMASLLDLPYAPVVSRACLILECAHLVHQCNKGHWPAWMKHNFPMFRPSVPINSRNASTALRRVHILQRTAGKLFYQWAEAIGARLEEFLTEDKQNMEQVTSIVSDESKQRELILEDEEEDFLDDASINNYGSQCPFALRLVACVLLLEVTAFLRETYQTLPKSSKLLTKERHPPWERMYSREANRRWSVALSSMGHSQASAQSLQSIAGDREVVAERKISFVLYEPDNESEGSSKSNVTIQGEEAQNIEKEKAKRMQAVHPQSRPFLLRRSTASAATGSFKKRSLKLRRNTKEGKDTECEAYTVKRADSIQSKRKVSSLSDRSDTSEPGAGGEVSGDESPGILSDDQPPESPSDSNETDETNKNFPWMKVLVQFANSFNFYCSHQNFCHPFCHRRQMRASSRLIKSVKKIYGEEFGILNGTGLLDIDTDKKDDKKDKRSRKVSDQTSTQVSPIRRKDSVGRKYKIEKNLDGSQSGRSTQRDSSKDLVDQDSERGKESLRRVTTKYTVEEEKDKEPPPVLKYIRTQVKDAFHAPLATLIKGAVVMTEDLFVEVLPVAWELLLESNQEVAASAAALFIVSAVRAPNQASDLMHKGLQHNNTSVRINAILRFQVLWKLRYQVWPRMEEAAHLTFKVPPPGIEFTLPSPKIGIESLPVVDPPWMPQVKTKVEEVTINQEHHRSLVTATKTRKKQQTELITKALQAQDDKKREERENFLITTIPITVQAAYEPSPVGDDHDEGNVGDEDAADTVPRNTQTHHAQSALSLFPSSLCSAIVQIINLLDDPAVSDDGNAVYEVAYQVIWSCLVEDSALFLRYVLERLTREKQELMFKILRHLIRFVPKLPQQAAFALYNYIIGYVMFYVRTPHEEGQKLIGTALSILWMVVHSVHGIMFKDLKQILRKEQCDASILLTANVPSAKKIIVHGPQDPDAGEIPSQFPVAEDTQFCQILRESLDFFGVEETKHHEYFLVDYKTHQIHNPSSYVRDYYFFKRSQFPQIELVHMKPEDAFNALQRQELVHKFVEIGKVLLTWAILKNVDMVVQRVVFLHEELMKLPSFPRKALEADLDLYKGGEIGRELLGLDVMHKFMWVRLIARMFEAMAGNFAYSGDIHLFLNVLNGAVIIHSEDSCILRYVIATYINAAHNFKNIFSTNGYLLIMPTLLQLYSTHQTNKLVTTTVEYAVKQFYLMNRKPFILQMFGSVSTILDTDMISVHGEAHKVPATCLFNLLLSLETPSPDPLNIGELVKEEKPLKAIDFCYHDENEMVDVLDCISLCVMVIAYAPDSIRGQQMLTILEAILPCYVQQIQLPTYNKEGKTEKEIINQLAIAVRTLVNNSEALTKYYNGPQKSSPEHKGSSQRNYGKGPYSPGFDFEDDTHTKYMEHSKARHFYDRDEDFHKNEFRRPRDTLLNMVGDFVARCSARLAELNKKSQDGKTIELLDSKCHVRLADIAHSLLKISPYDPVTMGCRGLKRYMNDILPSTEWAADEMRPALTLILRRLDKTFSKIHKKPSIRRNTDWVAASDLLRGVYETLSKSPYIAHFQYLKTLLSTCQALIVGDNLSEDLTSASTAALMSKLPVPLPPPQFCSTVLRLIALHVISFGEGYSLENVLGGQNMFATQTRTENALLNLLIPLFLRVGTGRKDVPKLKQSDISFALTTVLNALWPPGAKPIPLTMQRPPTDTRTGSITFTARDPKALTKTSLTLYQVAFLALKIMTICFETELRTEWRIILRAMRLLNKRNEASTYLWNFIEFIVTHRTALYIQMLPFIVYKIGQAPISEHERNMHTIIREKINGSSTTVPKSRGALLMDLIHELKNLKQEIENRRCDEMQPEPKRSVVDMHPITEGQPRTQRPSLLMDLLTGDLGSRAHMNRTPAETPVSHSTAAQSHSTQSNTSSTVKTTHPTQVTAPPNGTRIGSLSSTSAGSATLREVSETIAGETGAEQPPSTTDRFQSSSTSDERNHVKLHSILPHQKAPKLRFVSSVEFRNSSGETMTGQLSPSSPTEDSSGELRTDRPRLQRSMGQSKKTFRLRKSRKSHIETTQMKLEPLDTAIAEQSTSQPKATMQVSSTVDPLSSNIPSNSSSIRSRRSLSIRKSDGDKNSNAPADQQQFHGAAHQHHHCHYFHHQHVHPQVSDVSWDEDTSSTSGYRESYSMQIVSLDGANARSGQAPPLASPDLNDMPSTSSTTTNYIAFDGSSPDCSINGSGGEKTALLTSSQRTTSQHSLLMVFPNQDEDTLI; encoded by the exons ATGGATAAAAGGCGATCTATGGATGGAGGAACGCAGGAGTATCCGTTGCCTATTCCGGTTCAGATGTTCCTTTGGCGTCATATAAG gcCATTTATTCGAGCTAAACTAGGAAAACTTCACGAAGCATCTTGCACG TTCTGTCAACACGCGCCAGGCCATCAT GAAATGAAGGAAGCGTGCACG TGCCTTGAAAGAGTTTTAGTGCAGGATCTTCATAATGATCTGACACCCTCGTTGAGCGAGATATTAAGAAGCGTGCCACGCTGGCGTTTGATTCAAGCCGCTCTTCCTTACGTTCTCCATGCTACGGCCAGTCTCTTACACAATAG GAAGGATTTTCAGACCCTCGGCACGATGGAAACGActcttctttatattcttcacTGGATACTCTTGGATTCAGCTGAAGAGTGCGCCGAGAACGAGCCCGATCAGTCAAAtccttttttctatttgtttccGATACCCACCATGACT CTCTTCGTTTATCTATTTGCACCTTTGTGCAATCACTTAAAGGACATTGACTTCAAGACGAATTTACGATTGGAGAATGGCCTAAAAGTATGGTCTGCCATGTACGAATGCCGACATCCAGAGGCAACATGTTTCACAGCGCATTGTCGTGCTAAACCGCGCATTTATTGGAGTCAATCTTTTAAATCTGCCAAGCATCACATGTTGTCGGATGATGTTTTTGTTGGAGGAA ATGTCGAAAGTCCACCTAGCCAATCAACTTCGGATCAAAGTGCTCCGCTACCTTCGAAAGTAATTGAAGAAGAT GGTACTTGGCTGTCGTCACCAAAGGATACGGTTTTCCCGGAAACGATCCCCGAGGAAAGCTCTGGCGCGGAGGACGAGCACGTG GTAATATTTAGATTACCATCTTTGAGTGAATCAGAGAGAATGCTTGACGGGGTAAAAGAAGTTTCCACCATATTCGCA GGCGAGGCCAGCATCTTTCACGTCGCGATGGGCAGGACAACGAGCTCCTCGAGATCTACGATAGAACAGTTTACGATAGAGCAAGTCACGGCAATTTCTGGATTGGACACGTGCAAACAGTATCATGAAAAAGCTACGAAAACCGG AGGTACGGAcaaggagaaagaggaaaaaatttctaagacGGAGAAGGAAACGCAAGAAACTTCGAAAACACGCGGAAGTTTCTCGGTGCAACGTCAATCGGCTGAGGCAACTACAACCGAGCACACCGCCAGTTCTACGATCATCGATTCGGACGTTCGCGCGGCAACCTTTCTGGACGTGGCCACTTTGAGATGCCTGTTCGTACCTCAATGGCAGGAGGAAGGTGTTCATTGGGCTCTTCAATTTTTCTACTACCG GCTACGAAGAATCAATGAAGAAACCTCAGTGCAACAGATGCCGCGTCGCCGGAGCAATTCCTTGCCCATACCGAAAATCGAAGTCTCGATTTATCAGAGCCCCGAGAGTAAAAAGAAGGACGTATCGAAGGACTTAATAGAGGTGCCCGACCCGCGCGACACTTCTTTGGTAGCGA CCCACGAAAGCGAATCGCGACATACCAGACGTGCCAGCGAGAAAACGAAGAAGCGCATGAAGATGGCCGATCTCAAGGTCTTTGTGGAAACAAAACTTCTCTCGAAATCGGAGAAGGCACTTGAGAAAATTGGCCAGGATGAACCCAAGATGTTGTTCGAGCAG GAACGTCATACAAGTCTTGATACCGGAGAAGATCATTTGACCTCGAGACGAACCTCGGCCAGTTCAAAGATTTTTGAGGCGAAGGACATCGATTACATGAAGCATCCTACAAATCTAATCAAAGGGAAGAGTATGCCGAGTTTAAG CTGCTTGATTAACGAGCTGACCGCGGGAGG GTACCTCGGCGATACTCGCATCGAGAGAAAACAGAGTCGGTTTTACAGTCAATCCTACACCGCGCCGAACCCTATTATCACCGTCACGGAACACACGCCAACTCCATCCCCCGATTACATGAAGCGTCAG GGATCCATCGACAGTCAATTAGATGTTATCAGCGTCCAAGGCCCAGGTCGTTTGTGTTCCGAGAGAAAACCTAGTCTCACGAGGTCCCAGACGGACTCTAACATCACTTACATGAGCGACGAGGTGCCGGAAGCTCCGGGCTCCGCGTGTTACATCACCAAGGAGGGTGATGTTGATCTTCAAGTCGTCTTGAAG GCGATACACTTCGTTGCTTTGCGAGATAACACCACCTGCACGCCGCGAGTCTGCGAGATTATGCTGAACTTGATGGAACTCTTGATGGACATGGGGGTGATGAAGCATTGCCTTCGAGAGGAAGCCGTCGGCAGTAACGCAG GATCCGGTACGGGGATCGACAATAAATCGGAAACGGGGAAGAAACAGGATTCGCCAACAGAATTACATCAGGAACATAGATACGATTCGAGCGGCAAGGACAAGCCGACCGCTCACAATCTTCTCATGAATTGCGTGATCAGAGTGTTGAGGCATCTAGGCTGCCCGCACGGTTGCTTGGACGGGGTGCGCGGGCCTCAGGCTGATATCTGTCGCTCCCAGGGCCAGACTATCCTGACAAAACTGCATCGCGCGAGTTCCCGTCAATTCTCGCGATTCCTACGAACGATGATGCGAGAGCAACCGCTGACGGAGATCTTGGACTTCTTTCACGCGTATGTCGGATACTGCGTCGATCCGAGTTCATTGTTGTCACCGCTTA ATCAGAAAAGAATGTCGGGAAAATCGCCCGACGTGGCCACCCAAAGTGGATACGCGACGAACTTCGGCGCCGGCACGATTGGTGCTGGAACCGGTGGAAGCGGAGTCGGTACCTCGAGCGGAAGCGGTGGCAACGTCATCGGAACAGCGAgcggcgtcgcgacgtcgTACAATGCCGGTGGTTACGGGACGCGCGGTATCGAGGGACAGATCATGACCTGCGTCTTCAAGGTCTTGGTCACGCGTCTCATCGGTTCCACGAAGCAGTTGAAGGCGCAAGAGAACATCAGCCTCTACTGCGACGTGCGACAGTTGATGACATACGTCAAGGAGGCGCACGGTGGCATTTTCCGACGGGTGGCTTTAAGTGGAATCCTAGACTCCGCGGATCGACCGAATAAACGATGTAACAGCAACATGCAGACAACACGTGTCATAAG ACATATGCATCAATCGGATTTAGAGGAACACGCGGACATTGGAGGAGACACGTGTTTCACCGTTGACGACAGAGGCACGCGAAAATTCCTCTTTAAGAAAAGGAGCACATCATCCACTTGcgct GCGGGATCGAACTTGCAGAGTCTCCTCGAGACAGAATTGAGCGAGGACAACGTGAAGATTAGTCAAAGCCCGTTGGGTAATCTGCGCAAGAAACATCACGTATTGACACCCAGGCAGAGCGAACGCAATTTAGGTATCGGCGAGCCTTCTCTGGGACCGCGGAAATCGACGCGATTTCAAATTGGCGGTATCG TTAACTGGTTCCGGAAGGAGTACAGTCGGACCGATTCTACCGATAGCCATGAAAGTAGCGAGTCGCCCACAGACGGCAGCTTTGTTAGGCAACCCAGCTTCCATTACGGTCATCATCGCAGCGCGTCCCGGACTGGTCGCGG GGTTGGTATAACTCTGCAAAAGGCGAAACGTCGGATGGAAGATCAGTTGAATAAGATCGGTTTTGGAAAGagcaagaagaaagaaagcaTGGAAGAGACGCCCGGAAACT ATTTCAGTCGAAAGAATTCCATGGAGCTCGGCGAGGCTTGCAGAGAATCCGAATTTGTTGTACTGAAGGAGAGAAGATTGGTACCTCGCACCGCGGTATTTGAAGGAATGTTACGATTCTCCTTTCTCCTGGAGACCTGCCAGCCAGGCTCTGTTCCCGATCCTCATCTGATGGCGTCGCTTCTGGACCTT CCATACGCGCCGGTAGTATCTCGCGCTTGCCTGATCCTGGAATGCGCACATTTAGTGCATCAGTGCAACAAAGGCCACTGGCCCGCATGGATGAAACACAATTTTCCCATGTTTCGACCGTCGGTGCCGATAAACAGTCGGAACGCCTCCACTGCACTTAGACGCGTTCATATATTACAACGCACCGcgggaaaattattttatcaatggGCAGAG GCTATAGGGGCACGTTTGGAAGAATTCTTGACCGAGGATAAGCAAAATATGGAGCAGGTAACCAGCATAGTATCCGATGAAAGCAAACAGAGAGAGTTGATTCTGGAAGATGAGGAGGAAGATTTTCTTGATGACG ctagcataaataattatggatCCCAATGTCCCTTCGCGTTACGTCTCGTCGCTTGCGTTCTGCTACTGGAAGTGACGGCGTTTCTGAGAGAGACTTACCAAACTCTACCGAAGTCGAGCAAACTGTTGACGAAGGAACGTCATCCGCCTTGGGAAAGAATGTACAGTCGAGAAGCAAATCGACGATGGAGCGTGGCTTTGTCATCCATGGGCCATTCACAGGCATCCGCGCAGAGTCTTCAATCTATAGCCGGCGATCGCGAAGTTGTCG CGGAGCGCAAAATCAGTTTTGTCCTCTACGAACCTGATAATGAGTCTGAGGGAAGCAGCAAATCGAATGTTACGATTCAAGGTGAGGAAGCCCAGAATATCGAAAAGGAGAAAGCGAAGAGGATGCAGGCAGTGCATCCTCAAAGTAGACCATTCCTCCTTCGTCGCAGTACTGCCAGCGCTGCAACTGGTTCGTTTAAGAAAAGAAGCCTTAAACTTCGTCGCAATACTAAAGAGGGCAAGGATACGGAGTGCGAAGCAT ATACGGTTAAACGGGCCGATTCGATTCAATCCAAGAGGAAAGTGAGCTCGCTCTCTGACAGAAGCGACACATCCGAACCCGGTGCCGGCGGCGAGGTCAGTGGCGATGAATCGCCAGGTATTCTCAGCGACGATCAACCACCGGAGAGTCCGAGCGACAGCAACGAGACCGACGAAACCAATAAGAATTTCCCGTGGATGAAGGTGCTCGTGCAATTCGCCAAttccttcaatttttactGCTCTCATCAGAACTTTTGCCATCCCTTCTGCCATCGACGACAAATGCGAGCTAGCAGCAGATTAATAAAATCGGTGAAGAAGATCTATGGGGAGGAATTTGGTATACTGAACGGTACGGGTTTGTTGGACATTGACACTGATAAGAAGGACGACAAAAAGGACAAACGCAGCCGCAAAGTATCTGACCAAACTAGCACGCAGGTGTCGCCTATTCGAAGGAAAGACAGCGTGGGACGCAAGTACaa gatagaaaaaaatctggATGGTTCTCAATCCGGCCGATCAACTCAAAGGGATTCCTCGAAAGATCTCGTAGATCAGGATTCTGAAAGAGGCAAGGAATCCTTGAGAAGGGTCACAACAAAGTATACTGTTGAGGAGGAGAAAGATAAAGAGCCACCACCGGTCTTGAAATACATAAGGACTCAAGTGAAAGATGCTTTTCACGCACCTTTGGCTACTTTAATCAAAGGGGCGGTCGTCATGACGGAAGATTTGTTCGTGGAAGTGCTGCCTGTTGCGTGGGAGCTCTTATTAGAATCCAATCAAGAAGTCGCCGCATCAGCCGCGGCACTTTTTATAGTATCAGCCGTACGGGCACCAAACCAGGCGAGCGATCTGATGCACAAGGGTCTTCAACATAACAACACTAGTGTGCGCATCAACGCAATTTTGCGATTTCAAGTTCTGTGGAAATTACGATACCAAGTGTGGCCGCGGATGGAGGAGGCGGCTCACTTAACTTTCAAAGTACCTCCGCCAGGAATAGAATTCACTTTGCCGTCACCGAAGATCGGAATTGAATCTTTACCGGTGGTCGATCCGCCCTGGATGCCCCAGGTCAAAACCAAAGTGGAGGAGGTCACTATCAATCAGGAACATCAT aGATCTTTGGTGACCGCGACGAAGACGCGGAAAAAACAACAGACCGAACTGATCACGAAGGCTCTTCAGGCACAGGACGATAAGAAgcgggaagagagagaaaattttctaattacgACGATACCGATTACCGTACAAGCCGCTTACGAACCGAGCCCAGTAGGAGATGATCACGATGAAG GTAATGTAGGGGACGAAGACGCAGCTGATACTGTTCCAAGGAATACTCAAACTCATCACGCCCAGTCAGCTCTCTCGTTGTTTCCGTCATCACTGTGTTCAGCGATCgttcaaattattaatctcTTGGACGATCCAGCAGTTTCTGACGATGGAAACGCGGTATACGAAGTGGCATATCAG gTAATCTGGAGTTGTTTGGTGGAAGATAGCGCTTTGTTTCTTCGATACGTGCTGGAGCGTCTCACAAGAGAGAAGCAAGAGTTGATGTTCAAGATTTTAAGACATCTTATCAGATTTGTGCCGAAATTGCCGCAACAGGCTGCGTTCGCGctgtacaattatattattggatATGTTATGTTTTACGTGCGCACTCCGCACGAGGAGGGCCAAAAATTAATTGGCACCGCGTTGTCAATCCTGTGGATG GTGGTGCACAGTGTACACGGCATTATGTTTAAAGATCTAAAGCAAATCCTGCGGAAGGAACAGTGCGATGCGTCGATCCTACTTACGGCGAATGTTCCGTCAGCGAAAAAAATCATCGTTCACGGCCCACAGGATCCTGACGCCGGAGAAATACCCTCGCAGTTTCCGGTTGCGGAGGACACGCAATTTTGTCAGATACTTCGAGAGTCCTTGGACTTTTTCGGCGTCGAAGAAACAAAGCATCACGAGTATTTCCTCGTGGATTACAAGACGC ATCAAATACACAATCCATCATCGTATGTTAGAgactattatttctttaagaGATCTCAATTCCCACAAATCGAACTCGTTCACATGAAACCGGAGGATGCGTTCAATGCGTTGCAACGCCAGGAACTGGTGCATAAATTCGTAGAAATAGGAAAGGTGCTATTGACCTGGGCGATCCTGAAGAATGTCGATATGGTAGTACAAAGAGTTGTGTTTCTTCACGAAGAGCTCATGAAGCTACCGTCGTTCCCGCGAAAAGCGCTAGAAGCAGACTTGGATCTCTACAAAGGTGGCGAAATTGGAAGA gAACTTCTTGGGTTGGATGTGATGCATAAATTTATGTGGGTGAGGCTGATCGCGCGCATGTTCGAGGCCATGGCCGGCAATTTCGCGTATTCCGGTGATATACATCTCTTTTTGAACGTCCTGAATGGCGCCGTGATTATTCACAGCGAGGATTCCTGCATTCTACGCTATGTCATTGCGACCTACATAAACGCAGCgcataatttcaaaaatatcttctCGACAAACGGTTACTTGTTGATCATGCCGACCTTACTGCAACTATACTCAACGCATCAGACGAACAAGCTCGTGACGACCACCGTTGAATATGCCGTCAAGCAATTTTATCTCATGAACCGTAAACCCTTCATTCTACAGATGTTTGGCAGTGTCTCTACTATATTAGATACGGATATGATAAGCGTCCATGGCGAGGCTCATAAG GTTCCAGCTACGTGCCTgtttaacttattattaagTTTGGAAACTCCGTCGCCGGATCCACTCAATATAGGAGAATTAGTGAAAGAAGAGAAGCCTTTGAAAGCGATAGACTTTTGTTATCACGATGAAAACGAAATGGTCGACGTACTCGATTGTATATCTCTCTGCGTGATGGTAATAGCTTACGCACCTGACTCGATCAGAGGCCAACAAATGCTG ACAATATTAGAAGCGATACTGCCGTGCTACGTTCAGCAAATCCAACTACCCACGTACAATAAAGAAGGcaaaacagagaaagagataataaATCAGTTAGCGATTGCAGTTAGGACATTAGTCAACAATTCCGAAGCTTTGACAAA ATATTATAACGGTCCGCAAAAATCAAGTCCCGAACATAAAGGCTCCAGTCAAAGGAATTATGGTAAAGGTCCGTATTCACCGGGTTTCGATTTCGAAGACGACACTCACACGAAGTACATGGAACACTCGAAAGCTCGACATTTTTACGATCGAGACGAGGATTTTCATAAGAACGAGTTTAGAAGACCCCGCGACACCTTATTAAATATGGTCGGAGATTTTGTAGCTCGTTGTTCCGCTCGTTTGGCAGAGCTCAATAAGAAGTCTCAGGATGGAAAAACTATCGAGTTGCTGGATTCAAAATGTCACGTG cGCCTGGCTGATATCGCTCATAGTCTTCTGAAGATTTCTCCATACGATCCGGTCACTATGGGTTGCCGTGGTCTCAAACGATACATGAATGACATTCTTCCTTCAACCGAGTGGGCGGCCGACGAAATGAGACCGGCGTTAACGCTGATTCTCAGGAGATTGGATAAGACTTTCAGTAAGATACACAAGAAACCATCGATCAGAAGGAATACCGATTGGGTCGCTGCCAGTGATCTTTTGAGAGGGGTTTACGAAACTCTGTCGAAGAGTCCATACATCGCGcactttcaatatttaaagacGTTGCTGTCTACTTGTCAG gctTTAATTGTCGGCGACAATCTATCTGAAGATTTAACTTCGGCTTCCACAGCTGCTTTAATGAGCAAACTACCTGTACCACTTCCGCCACCGCAGTTTTGCTCGACGGTGTTACGTCTGATTGCTCTACACGTGATATCCTTTGGCGAGGGATATTCCCTGGAAAATGTTCTCGGTGGTCAGAACATGTTCGCTACTCAAACTCGCACGGAGAATGCCCTACTGAACTTGTTGATACCATTGTTTCTGCGCGTTGGAACTGGGAGAAAAG ACGTGCCGAAACTGAAGCAATCGGACATCTCATTTGCTCTAACGACTGTATTGAACGCACTTTGGCCGCCGGGTGCAAAACCGATACCATTGACGATGCAAAGACCACCGACGGACACAAGGACCGGTAGTATAACATTCACCGCGAGAGATCCGAAGGCTTTGACGAAAACATCGTTAACATTGTATCAGGTCGCATTTCTGG CGCTTAAAATAATGACGATATGTTTTGAAACCGAGCTGAGAACGGAATGGCGGATAATTCTACGCGCGATGCGTCTTTTGAACAAGCGCAACGAAGCTTCCACGTATCTCTGGAATTTCATAGAATTTATTGTGACGCACCGCACAGCATTGTACATTCAAATGCTTCCGTTCATCGTTTATAAAATCGGACAAGCGCCGATATCCGAGCACGAACGAAATATGCACACCATCATACGCGAGAAGATCAACGGTAGCAGTACAACCGTGCCAAAATCGCGGGGCGCGCTACTGATGGATCTTATTCACGAGTTAAAGAACCTAAAGCAGGAAATTGAGAATCGAAGATGCG ATGAGATGCAACCGGAACCTAAGAGAAGCGTGGTGGATATGCATCCGATAACCGAAGGCCAACCGCGTACTCAGAGGCCGTCTCTGTTGATGGATCTTCTAACCGGCGATCTGGGATCGAGAGCTCACATGAATCGTACGCCCGCTGAGACACCAGTGTCTCATTCCACAGCAGCTCAATCGCATTCAACTCAATCCAACACGAGTAGCACTGTTAAGACAACGCATCCCACTCAAGTAACAGCACCGCCGAACGGCACTCGCATTG GATCCTTATCGAGCACCAGCGCTGGATCTGCCACTCTGCGTGAAGTGAGCGAGACAATCGCCGGGGAAACTGGTGCCGAGCAGCCGCCGTCGACGACAG ATAGATTCCAATCATCTTCTACTAGCGATGAACGTAACCATGTTAAGCTTCATTCTATCTTACCTCACCAAAAGGCGCCAAAGCTGCGCTTTGTCTCTTCCGTAGAGTTTAGAAACTCATCAG GGGAGACGATGACGGGCCAGCTAAGTCCAAGCAGTCCGACCGAAGACAGCTCCGGAGAATTACGTACCGACAGGCCTCGCTTACAACGTTCTATGGGCCAAAGCAAGAAGACCTTCCGCTTAAGAAAAAGTCGAAAGAGTCACATTGAG ACGACGCAGATGAAGTTGGAACCGTTGGATACGGCAATCGCAGAGCAATCAACGAGTCAACCGAAAGCGACGATGCAGGTGTCATCGACGGTGGATCCGCTGTCATCTAACATTCCATCCAATTCCTCGTCTATTCGTTCCAGGCGAAGTTTGTCTATTCGGAAATCGGACGGAGACAAAAACTCCAACGCGCCTGCGGACCAGCAGCAATTTCATGGTGCGGCGCATCAGCATCACCATTGTCACTACTTTCATCACCAGCATGTGCACCCTCAGGTGTCAGACGTATCCTGGGATGAAGACACGTCCAGTACTTCCGGATATCGTGAGTCGTACAGTATGCAGATCGTGTCACTGGATGGTGCCAATGCTCGTTCGGGCCAGGCACCGCCCTTGGCATCGCCGGATCTAAATGACATGCCATCCACGAGCAGCACGACCACCAATTACATAGCCTTCGACGGCAGTTCGCCGGATTGCTCGATTAATGGCAGCGGAGGCGAGAAAACCGCTCTGTTGACTTCGAGCCAGAGAACGACTTCTCAACATTCCTTGTTGATGGTCTTTCCAAATCAAGACGAAGATACGTTAATATAA